In Candidatus Binatia bacterium, the DNA window CGCTACGGGAACATCGACCAGGAGCGCGGTCCGCTGTGGAACGACGTCGAGTTCGTGCTCGAGATCGCGCGCACGTACTCGCTGGTCGGCAACGACGCGAAGGTCGAGCAGTACTTCCTGCGCTGCGCGCAGCTCAACCCGCGACGCGCGGCGCTCTACCGTTGCCAAATCGGCTGGTTCTTCCAGCGCAAGAAGCGCTGGGCGCGCGCGCTCGCCTGGTACGACCGCGCGCTCGAGACCTTCCCGAGCTACCACCTGTGCCTGTTCCGCAAGGGCTACTGCCTCGAGCGTCTGCACCGCCCGCGTCACGCGGCGGCCGCCCTCGAGGCCGCGACCGCGGCGTTCGATCGCGCGCCCGCCGACCAGCGCGAGCGCAGCCGCGGCATCCAGGTCCAGGTGCTGTTCCACCTCGCACGCAACCTGCGCGAGATCGGCGAGACCGAGCGCGCGCGTGAAGCGCTCGATCGCTGCGGCGAGCTCGACGACGCGCTGCAGGAGAAGGTGATCAAGCGCGAGCACCGCCTCGCGAGCTACGGCGAGACCTACCTGCGCGACGGCAACGCCGAGGCGGCGATCGAGAAGCTGCTCGAGGCGCGCGACATCGATCCCAACTCGGCGGTGATCTGGGAGCGTCTCGGACGCGCCTACCAGCAGGCCGGCCGCTTCGAGGAGGCCGAGCAGGCGCTCGTGCGCGCGACGCAGCTCCCGAAGGGCGCCGTCGCGCTGATCGCGCTCGCCCGGTTGCAGATGGCGACGAAACGCTGGCTCGACGCCGCGCGCTCGCTGGTCGACGCGCTCCGTCTGCACCCGCAGGGCGAGGTGCAGATCCGGATGGAGCTCGCCGAGCTGCAGCTCGCGCTCGGCCGCACGCGCAGCGCCCTCGCCGACCTCGAGCGGCTCGCGGGCGGACGCGTGCCGCCGTTCTCGACGCTCGCCGTCGCGGTCGAGTCGCGGATCGCGAGCATCCTGCTCGAGCACGGCATGCGCACCCGCGCGCTCGAGCACCTGCGGGCGGCTCTCGAAGCCGACCCCGACCGCGCCGAGATCCGTGCCCGCGTCGAGCAGCTCGAGAGCGCGATCGCCGCCGGCGCGAAGGACGAGCCGCGGCCGCTGGTCGACGCGGAGCTCGATCCCGCGCTCGCCTCGCTGCTCGGCGACGGACGCGAGCAGCGCCGTCCGGGCCAGGTGGTGAGCTACTTCCCCGAGCGCGGCTACG includes these proteins:
- a CDS encoding tetratricopeptide repeat protein, whose product is MRALRERGQLREVLSRYGNIDQERGPLWNDVEFVLEIARTYSLVGNDAKVEQYFLRCAQLNPRRAALYRCQIGWFFQRKKRWARALAWYDRALETFPSYHLCLFRKGYCLERLHRPRHAAAALEAATAAFDRAPADQRERSRGIQVQVLFHLARNLREIGETERAREALDRCGELDDALQEKVIKREHRLASYGETYLRDGNAEAAIEKLLEARDIDPNSAVIWERLGRAYQQAGRFEEAEQALVRATQLPKGAVALIALARLQMATKRWLDAARSLVDALRLHPQGEVQIRMELAELQLALGRTRSALADLERLAGGRVPPFSTLAVAVESRIASILLEHGMRTRALEHLRAALEADPDRAEIRARVEQLESAIAAGAKDEPRPLVDAELDPALASLLGDGREQRRPGQVVSYFPERGYGFIGYGEGKTVFFHVSQCEAGSSEGIGPGAAVSFVLGVNHRSGKEQAERIRLEPDARRVADAPSEHAADIPVPSPMWPTLRSPRQRTL